In one Natronosalvus amylolyticus genomic region, the following are encoded:
- a CDS encoding DUF1102 domain-containing protein has product MDRRKFLVGVGSASLGGSALLGTGAFSRVESNRAVTIQVAEDPDAYLGLDECETLHGDNYVELDDNGHLYVDISENPNGGEGVNSNSRTWFHNVFQICNQGKEDACVWIHQDDNWPVVESGPYEGEPRVDFYLEDDDEASILGTENATAVELGECYCIGIRTNTHGINANDEAALLDELEDTITLVADVECPDPDVPPECVEPKEATWDEIGERDEAGGPVIVMGLDSELAPGRDGHGPPEEHAEMVASLLDDVTNGQDGILVLGGYPNSYSNIIDYWEGDVGKDPQVDEVVDFVYEEDEMETVDFDNYAMLGVVSGDDQLGWGSGNGLTNSQNEVLIDRSDDIADFVNAGGGLLVKTQDGLDDPAGFLGPLGQFDGMFGIDGAGYGDAPGTIEITEAGEELGLDAEADGSGMNNWESWCCWHDVYTEYPDFLEVLAWNTDSTSAGEGHAAALGGDQVQVPREVALSITGVDALGDGQSSSYEVELENQGGETIEGGFEIDVISGDVSIDHQLPDGELELGSGEDETWEDGLELTADGPGLLEVEVAFTDEDGEELVSVEVDIESVSEEPGIC; this is encoded by the coding sequence ATGGACAGACGAAAATTCTTGGTCGGAGTCGGTAGCGCCTCCCTCGGCGGGAGCGCACTGCTCGGAACCGGCGCATTCAGTAGAGTCGAATCGAATAGAGCCGTCACGATCCAGGTCGCGGAAGACCCGGACGCGTATCTCGGACTGGACGAGTGTGAGACGTTGCACGGGGACAACTACGTCGAATTAGACGATAATGGACACCTATACGTCGACATCTCGGAGAACCCGAACGGCGGTGAGGGCGTCAACTCGAACTCCCGGACGTGGTTCCACAACGTCTTCCAGATCTGTAACCAGGGGAAAGAAGACGCCTGCGTCTGGATTCATCAGGACGATAACTGGCCGGTCGTCGAGAGCGGTCCGTACGAGGGTGAACCCCGCGTCGACTTTTACCTCGAGGACGACGACGAGGCGTCGATACTCGGTACAGAGAACGCCACAGCGGTCGAACTCGGCGAGTGTTACTGTATCGGGATCCGGACGAACACGCACGGGATCAACGCGAACGATGAAGCGGCACTCCTCGACGAGCTCGAGGATACGATCACGCTTGTGGCGGACGTGGAGTGTCCCGATCCGGATGTTCCACCGGAGTGTGTCGAACCGAAAGAAGCGACCTGGGACGAAATCGGTGAGAGGGACGAGGCTGGTGGGCCAGTCATCGTTATGGGGCTGGATTCGGAGTTGGCACCCGGAAGGGATGGTCACGGACCACCGGAAGAGCATGCCGAGATGGTTGCCTCACTACTCGACGATGTCACCAATGGGCAGGATGGAATACTCGTGTTAGGTGGGTACCCTAATTCCTACTCTAATATCATCGATTACTGGGAGGGCGATGTTGGCAAGGATCCACAGGTCGACGAAGTCGTAGACTTCGTGTACGAAGAGGACGAGATGGAAACGGTCGACTTTGACAACTACGCTATGCTCGGGGTCGTCAGTGGAGATGACCAACTCGGCTGGGGATCCGGTAACGGCCTCACCAACAGTCAGAACGAGGTGCTGATCGATCGCTCTGACGACATCGCTGACTTCGTCAATGCTGGAGGCGGGCTACTCGTCAAAACTCAGGATGGGCTGGACGATCCGGCTGGCTTCCTTGGTCCACTTGGCCAGTTCGATGGAATGTTCGGGATCGATGGCGCAGGCTACGGTGATGCACCCGGCACCATCGAAATCACCGAGGCCGGCGAAGAGCTTGGCCTCGATGCCGAGGCTGATGGAAGTGGTATGAACAACTGGGAGAGCTGGTGTTGCTGGCACGACGTCTACACCGAATACCCCGATTTCCTCGAGGTGTTGGCGTGGAACACTGACTCCACGTCGGCCGGTGAGGGTCATGCAGCGGCCCTCGGCGGCGACCAGGTGCAGGTTCCTCGCGAAGTCGCGCTTTCCATTACCGGCGTTGATGCACTTGGTGACGGTCAGTCGTCGTCCTACGAGGTCGAACTCGAGAACCAAGGAGGTGAAACGATCGAGGGTGGCTTCGAAATCGATGTCATCAGCGGTGACGTCTCGATCGATCACCAGCTGCCGGATGGCGAACTCGAACTCGGATCTGGTGAGGACGAAACGTGGGAGGACGGACTCGAACTAACCGCTGACGGGCCCGGTTTGCTTGAGGTCGAAGTTGCGTTCACTGACGAAGATGGCGAAGAGTTAGTGTCTGTCGAGGTAGACATCGAATCGGTCAGCGAAGAACCCGGTATCTGCTGA
- a CDS encoding bacteriorhodopsin produces the protein MSLPTELAFAAQRIALENGLTQAELFEYVFDDTALALSFVLNIALAGFTILGIAYLGRNLTDPRSKMIAISLMLISVVSISSYTGLTSGLTLSVIEMPSGHPAEGTVTAGEDGVLTMWGRYLTWTFSTPFILIALGMIAGSNWTKILTTVAFTIAMCITGLAAALTTSSLVMRWWWFVISSIFFLVIVYVILVDWTAEAQKTGTGDLFNTLKLLTVVGWFGYPILWALGVEGFAILDVAITSWGYSILDIITKYIVTFVAMFYVIKEPDAITGGADYGSSLPGFTPADD, from the coding sequence ATGTCACTGCCAACCGAACTCGCGTTCGCCGCACAGCGAATTGCCCTCGAAAACGGGCTCACACAGGCTGAGCTCTTCGAGTACGTCTTCGACGACACGGCTCTCGCCCTGTCGTTCGTCCTGAACATCGCCCTCGCCGGTTTCACCATCCTGGGAATCGCCTACCTCGGGCGGAACCTGACCGATCCGCGGTCGAAGATGATCGCCATCTCGCTGATGCTCATCTCGGTCGTCTCGATCTCGAGCTATACGGGGCTCACATCGGGGCTCACACTGAGCGTCATCGAGATGCCGAGCGGTCACCCCGCCGAAGGGACGGTGACGGCCGGCGAAGACGGCGTCCTGACCATGTGGGGACGGTACCTCACCTGGACGTTCTCGACACCGTTCATCCTGATCGCCCTCGGGATGATCGCTGGCTCGAACTGGACGAAGATCCTCACAACCGTCGCTTTCACCATCGCGATGTGTATCACCGGCCTGGCAGCCGCGTTGACCACCTCGAGTCTGGTCATGCGCTGGTGGTGGTTCGTGATCAGTTCGATCTTCTTCCTCGTGATCGTCTACGTCATCCTCGTCGACTGGACGGCCGAGGCCCAAAAGACCGGAACCGGAGACCTGTTCAACACCCTCAAACTGCTCACCGTCGTCGGCTGGTTCGGCTACCCGATCCTGTGGGCACTCGGCGTCGAAGGGTTTGCAATCCTCGACGTGGCCATCACCTCGTGGGGCTACAGCATCCTCGACATCATCACCAAGTACATCGTGACCTTCGTCGCGATGTTCTACGTGATCAAAGAACCCGACGCGATCACTGGCGGCGCCGACTACGGCTCGAGCCTCCCCGGATTCACGCCGGCTGACGACTGA
- a CDS encoding signal peptidase I produces MRFKRFAEYTVAFVLVVLVVSLGLGYVLGQPVLLAYVETGSMEPTLEAGDGFVAVPAALAGDVEQGDVVTFKAEELHGGAPTTHRVVDVHENGYITQGDANPFTDQSRNEPPVTDGQVKAVALQVNGEVVRLPHLGTGVMALQDGMQTVEGTIAGIFGWQRLGSTELTYLLFGGGVILFGASLLAGEGNRDRSASRERSRDRSGVIDSRYLLVACVILLCAGATAAMVMPAGTESYGIVSTEGSGSANPTIIPVGETDEFEYTVHNGGFVPVVTYLEPRSGGIETQPEQHRLAANESANSTVTLHADDDTGYHVESMTEYRYLLILPPRIIDSLYVVHPWIPYLAVNTVIGTPLVVFWRLFGGTSDRIRLRRRARSRTGGFFD; encoded by the coding sequence ATGAGATTCAAGAGGTTCGCCGAATACACCGTGGCGTTCGTGCTGGTTGTTTTAGTGGTATCGCTCGGTTTGGGCTACGTCCTTGGTCAGCCAGTGTTGCTCGCGTACGTCGAAACGGGAAGCATGGAACCGACGCTCGAGGCGGGTGACGGGTTCGTCGCCGTCCCCGCCGCACTCGCCGGAGACGTCGAACAGGGCGACGTCGTGACGTTCAAAGCCGAAGAACTGCACGGCGGTGCGCCGACAACTCACCGCGTCGTCGACGTCCACGAAAACGGGTATATTACACAGGGTGATGCCAACCCCTTCACCGACCAGAGTCGAAACGAACCGCCGGTGACGGACGGCCAGGTCAAGGCCGTCGCACTGCAGGTCAACGGCGAGGTCGTCCGTCTCCCGCACCTCGGAACAGGTGTAATGGCGCTCCAGGACGGGATGCAGACCGTCGAAGGGACGATTGCCGGCATCTTCGGCTGGCAACGGCTCGGCTCGACGGAACTGACGTACCTCCTGTTCGGCGGCGGCGTGATACTGTTCGGTGCGAGTCTACTGGCTGGGGAAGGAAACCGCGACCGGTCGGCCTCGAGAGAACGCTCACGCGATCGTTCGGGCGTTATCGATTCGCGCTATCTCCTGGTCGCGTGTGTCATCCTCCTGTGTGCCGGTGCGACTGCAGCGATGGTCATGCCGGCGGGAACCGAGAGCTACGGCATCGTCAGCACCGAAGGGAGCGGCTCTGCGAATCCGACGATTATCCCCGTCGGGGAGACCGACGAGTTCGAGTACACGGTCCACAACGGCGGGTTCGTTCCAGTCGTTACCTACCTCGAGCCCCGTAGCGGCGGTATCGAAACCCAACCCGAACAACACAGACTGGCGGCCAACGAGTCGGCCAATTCGACGGTAACCCTCCACGCCGACGACGACACCGGCTATCACGTCGAATCGATGACCGAGTACCGGTATCTGCTGATCCTGCCGCCGAGGATAATCGATTCGCTGTACGTCGTTCACCCATGGATTCCCTACCTCGCCGTGAACACCGTCATCGGAACTCCCTTGGTCGTTTTCTGGCGGCTTTTCGGCGGTACCAGTGACAGAATACGCCTCCGCCGACGGGCTCGATCTCGAACCGGCGGCTTCTTCGATTGA
- a CDS encoding APC family permease, whose translation MPTGLKRDLGLLSTMAIAIGAMVGSGIFILPGVAYVTVDGPAVVLAFLIAGLLVLPAAFSAAEMATAMPEDGGSYVFVERGMGPLLGTIAGVGNWFMLSFKGALALVGGVPYIVFIAPWLTEYILVIAVALAILFTVINIVSTKSAGTLQFAIVGAMLVALAWFIAGGVPDVSPERTAGAFNFGSGGLIAATALVFISYAGVIKIAAVAEEVKDPGKTIPRAMIGSLLLTTALYVAVVYVAIGVIDIDAAIAAGDLRSDGEGAIMALAADATLGLPGTVAVVFAALLALASTANAGLLSASRFPFAMARDGLAPGAFERVSDRFNTPVLAVSVSGAIIVLLVVFVPIDQVAKFGSAFQIIVFILVNLALIGFREGAIDNYSPPFTAPLYPWMQLFGMASGFVVLTQLGTVPLAGAALITGVSIIYFYLYVRPRTDREGAARTEVRRNVGEAALERTRELFAEGRRYDTLVAITEQTPVETRLDMLRIGLDLSALREGSVTVTNFKQVPPRVFTASDTTSRHDEPPEWARKAHLSPNVEGDTTVANGGRQGEGADEPVARTGNGAASTAETVATGPEPTRSPPIDFRTVTTEDVGPAIVEFASFEDQSFIVLERRVEELHELYSEGVNEHVLRNAPCGVLLVEDRGFDGVEEIAVATERGVYDPEKLLVADAIAEETGATLTLLQTIPEDAPSGREQVVQEYHDELRRILTVTADSRILRSDDRVAALARFANAADLLVTSTERRGLSGALFGRPGDRLVDVVDVTAVMVQPAGKRQEGLVQRLVLDRLFG comes from the coding sequence GTGCCCACAGGACTCAAACGCGACCTCGGATTGTTATCGACGATGGCTATCGCGATCGGCGCGATGGTCGGATCTGGCATCTTTATTCTGCCCGGCGTGGCGTACGTCACCGTCGACGGGCCGGCCGTGGTACTGGCGTTTCTCATCGCCGGGTTGCTGGTGTTGCCGGCAGCGTTCTCTGCCGCCGAAATGGCAACCGCGATGCCCGAGGACGGTGGCTCGTACGTGTTCGTCGAGCGCGGTATGGGTCCGTTGCTCGGCACCATCGCCGGTGTCGGTAACTGGTTTATGCTCTCCTTCAAGGGTGCGTTGGCGCTCGTCGGCGGCGTGCCGTATATCGTCTTCATCGCCCCCTGGCTCACGGAGTACATCCTCGTCATTGCCGTCGCGCTCGCAATCCTCTTCACCGTCATCAACATCGTGAGTACAAAAAGTGCGGGAACCCTCCAGTTCGCGATCGTCGGCGCGATGCTCGTCGCACTCGCGTGGTTCATCGCCGGTGGCGTCCCCGACGTCTCTCCTGAGCGCACAGCCGGCGCGTTCAACTTCGGCTCCGGTGGATTGATCGCCGCAACGGCACTCGTGTTCATCTCCTATGCCGGCGTGATCAAGATCGCTGCCGTCGCCGAGGAGGTCAAAGACCCGGGGAAAACGATCCCGCGTGCGATGATCGGCTCGCTCCTTCTCACCACCGCCCTCTACGTGGCCGTCGTCTACGTCGCAATCGGCGTCATCGACATCGACGCAGCGATCGCCGCTGGCGATCTCCGGTCGGACGGGGAGGGTGCGATCATGGCACTGGCCGCGGACGCGACGCTAGGGCTTCCCGGAACCGTCGCGGTCGTGTTTGCGGCCCTGTTAGCGCTGGCATCGACCGCGAACGCAGGACTGTTGTCCGCCTCCCGATTCCCATTCGCGATGGCCCGCGACGGACTCGCTCCGGGAGCGTTCGAGCGTGTCAGTGACCGATTCAACACGCCCGTCCTCGCTGTGTCGGTTTCGGGTGCGATCATCGTCTTGCTGGTCGTCTTCGTCCCTATCGATCAGGTGGCGAAGTTCGGCAGCGCGTTTCAGATCATCGTCTTCATCCTGGTGAACCTCGCACTGATCGGCTTCCGCGAAGGAGCGATCGACAACTACAGCCCCCCGTTCACCGCCCCGCTCTACCCCTGGATGCAGCTGTTCGGCATGGCGAGTGGCTTCGTGGTCCTCACCCAACTCGGTACGGTCCCACTCGCCGGCGCAGCGCTCATCACTGGGGTTTCTATCATTTACTTTTACCTGTACGTTCGCCCGCGAACCGACCGAGAGGGAGCCGCCCGCACAGAAGTGCGTCGGAACGTCGGTGAGGCAGCCCTCGAGCGAACTCGAGAGCTATTTGCGGAAGGACGACGGTACGACACGCTCGTTGCGATTACGGAGCAAACACCGGTCGAGACACGTCTCGACATGCTTCGAATCGGATTGGACCTGTCGGCACTTCGGGAGGGTTCGGTAACGGTCACGAACTTCAAGCAGGTTCCACCTCGTGTGTTCACCGCCAGCGACACCACCTCCCGCCACGACGAACCCCCCGAGTGGGCACGCAAAGCGCACCTGTCTCCGAACGTCGAGGGTGACACGACCGTGGCGAACGGTGGCCGACAGGGTGAGGGCGCCGACGAACCGGTCGCTCGCACGGGTAACGGTGCAGCGTCGACTGCCGAAACCGTCGCCACCGGTCCCGAACCGACGCGGAGCCCACCGATCGACTTCCGAACCGTCACCACCGAAGACGTCGGCCCCGCAATCGTGGAGTTCGCCTCGTTCGAAGACCAGTCGTTCATCGTCCTCGAGCGACGGGTCGAGGAGTTACACGAACTGTACAGTGAAGGCGTCAACGAACACGTGTTGCGGAACGCGCCCTGTGGCGTGTTACTCGTCGAGGACCGCGGCTTCGACGGCGTCGAGGAAATCGCCGTCGCAACCGAGCGTGGAGTGTACGACCCGGAGAAACTACTGGTCGCCGATGCCATCGCTGAGGAGACCGGCGCCACGCTCACACTGTTACAGACAATCCCCGAAGACGCACCCTCAGGGCGCGAACAGGTCGTACAGGAGTACCACGACGAACTCCGACGGATACTCACTGTGACGGCAGATTCCCGAATCCTTCGCAGCGACGACCGCGTGGCAGCACTTGCCCGGTTTGCGAACGCCGCAGACCTCCTCGTCACTAGCACCGAGCGTCGTGGGCTTTCCGGGGCGCTCTTTGGTAGACCCGGCGACCGGCTCGTCGACGTCGTCGATGTCACCGCGGTCATGGTCCAACCTGCCGGGAAGCGCCAGGAAGGACTCGTCCAGCGGCTGGTACTCGATCGACTGTTCGGATGA
- a CDS encoding DUF1102 domain-containing protein — MERRKFLIGVGSASLGGSALLGTGAFSRVESNRNVTIAVAEDRDAYLGLDKCGGDEPTPNGSYAHPDGNGHLEILMNPDNPTIGDSPLGDGVNSNSRTWFHNVFQICNQGKEDVCVWISDSEAWPRVDEGQYEGDRRVEFYVGDDDDRSLIGEENRQVLELGDCFCVGIKTRTHGLSDGDELLASLENEIRINADVDCPEPDNGDELPDCSVCDPDGDMGRLTQLELENTGGDKEIKVEQRTTGDSDNWVVLFDDDVDGGSSFMLDLLTQGAPETRFYVDGERIRVVQDGEEDPDDEFHVSCSRTVEVGQYLHPDVSPGNELQIVSGGRESPGSGEFTPIC; from the coding sequence ATGGAACGACGAAAATTTTTGATCGGAGTCGGTAGCGCCTCCCTCGGCGGGAGCGCACTGCTCGGAACCGGCGCGTTCAGCCGAGTCGAATCGAACCGGAACGTCACGATCGCGGTTGCGGAAGATCGAGACGCATACCTGGGACTCGACAAATGCGGCGGCGATGAGCCGACTCCAAACGGGAGTTACGCACATCCGGACGGGAACGGCCATCTCGAGATCCTGATGAATCCGGATAACCCGACCATCGGTGATTCGCCGCTCGGGGACGGAGTCAATTCGAACTCTCGGACGTGGTTTCACAACGTCTTCCAGATCTGTAACCAGGGGAAAGAAGACGTCTGCGTCTGGATTTCGGACAGCGAAGCGTGGCCGCGCGTCGACGAGGGACAGTACGAGGGCGACCGTCGCGTCGAGTTCTACGTCGGCGACGATGACGATCGGTCGCTCATTGGCGAGGAAAATAGGCAGGTTCTCGAGCTCGGGGACTGTTTCTGTGTCGGGATCAAAACGCGAACGCACGGGTTGTCCGACGGCGACGAGTTGTTAGCGTCGCTCGAAAACGAGATCCGCATCAACGCGGACGTCGACTGTCCCGAGCCCGACAATGGGGACGAGTTACCGGATTGTAGCGTGTGTGACCCTGATGGAGATATGGGTCGGTTGACGCAGCTGGAACTCGAGAATACGGGAGGCGATAAGGAGATCAAAGTCGAACAACGAACCACTGGTGATTCTGACAACTGGGTCGTATTATTCGACGACGACGTCGATGGTGGGAGTTCGTTCATGCTGGATTTACTCACCCAGGGCGCACCGGAAACCCGGTTTTACGTCGATGGAGAGCGAATCCGCGTCGTTCAAGACGGAGAGGAAGATCCAGACGACGAGTTCCACGTCAGTTGCTCGAGAACCGTCGAAGTTGGCCAATACCTCCACCCGGATGTGTCTCCCGGGAACGAACTGCAAATCGTCTCTGGCGGGAGAGAATCCCCTGGAAGTGGGGAGTTTACACCGATCTGTTGA
- a CDS encoding DUF5305 domain-containing protein, which produces MTRTHSPDELTTDDRRQIRLRALLDRRFLLLVGLFIAIVVAGGWLAYEPHVAPATIEDSQPTGTWEEQPTLSHQAEIQRANPVFPVGETLRNQGLYYTRLSPELQGTYTYAYEAPDGELDTTVDVFLVLQSVDDDGNVYWSERERLERDSIEGLQPGQEMQLSFDLNVSDVEPRIEAIESGLGASPGTSEATVVVETTVSGTVNGERISNRHVGEYVLEPTGSTYSVQTNTENVGERTFTETVEIDERYGPLRSYGSLALVVFGLVGIATLGYGRHADLLAVTDDERRLLEAASQREEFDDWISVGRVEEADLEGPRIEIANLEGLVDVAIDSDRRVIEDPQQGAYYVVEGDVYHVYEPADRTPEDDNEIDEDEREAAVGGEQRNEAADSLESKQASRIKMSDGVTDDVSENERRAAASDDVDEGVGDGVLVGGDPPLFDDAGDRPFFENRDSEDSDNSTRDEAAFDELSSIFDDQEAEDYGDERRLEDNLNSNGETDPGVEAVDASDEEPEEND; this is translated from the coding sequence ATGACACGCACACATTCACCCGACGAGTTGACGACCGACGACCGACGACAGATTCGGCTCCGTGCGCTGCTCGACCGGCGATTCCTGCTCCTGGTCGGGCTGTTCATCGCGATCGTCGTCGCAGGGGGTTGGCTGGCGTACGAACCACACGTCGCACCGGCTACCATCGAGGACTCCCAGCCGACAGGTACCTGGGAAGAGCAGCCGACGCTCAGCCACCAGGCGGAGATTCAACGGGCAAACCCCGTCTTCCCCGTTGGGGAGACCCTGCGAAACCAGGGGCTGTACTACACTCGACTCTCTCCGGAGCTTCAGGGTACGTACACATACGCCTACGAAGCGCCCGACGGCGAGCTCGATACCACCGTCGACGTGTTCCTCGTGCTGCAGTCGGTCGACGACGACGGGAACGTCTACTGGAGCGAGCGAGAACGCCTCGAACGGGATAGCATCGAGGGGCTGCAACCGGGCCAGGAAATGCAACTCTCGTTCGACCTCAACGTGAGCGATGTGGAGCCACGAATCGAGGCGATCGAGAGCGGCCTCGGGGCCAGTCCCGGGACCAGCGAAGCCACCGTCGTCGTCGAAACGACCGTCTCCGGGACGGTAAACGGCGAACGGATCTCGAACAGACACGTGGGAGAGTACGTCCTCGAGCCGACTGGCTCGACGTACAGCGTCCAGACTAACACCGAGAACGTGGGCGAGCGGACCTTCACCGAGACCGTCGAAATCGACGAACGCTACGGACCCCTCCGATCGTACGGGTCGCTCGCGCTGGTGGTATTCGGCCTGGTCGGGATTGCGACGCTCGGCTACGGACGACACGCTGACTTGTTAGCCGTCACCGACGACGAGCGACGATTGCTCGAGGCCGCCAGCCAGCGCGAGGAGTTCGACGACTGGATCAGCGTGGGCCGAGTCGAGGAAGCCGACCTCGAGGGGCCGCGCATCGAAATCGCGAATCTCGAAGGGCTGGTTGACGTGGCCATCGACTCCGATCGGCGGGTAATCGAGGATCCCCAACAGGGTGCGTACTACGTCGTCGAGGGGGACGTGTATCACGTGTACGAACCGGCGGATCGGACGCCTGAAGATGACAACGAAATTGACGAAGATGAGAGAGAAGCCGCAGTCGGAGGTGAGCAGCGAAACGAAGCGGCGGACTCACTCGAGTCGAAACAGGCCTCGAGAATAAAGATGAGTGACGGTGTCACGGATGACGTCAGCGAGAACGAGCGTCGAGCGGCAGCATCGGATGATGTTGACGAGGGCGTCGGAGATGGCGTCCTGGTCGGTGGCGACCCGCCCCTCTTCGACGATGCCGGCGATCGCCCGTTCTTCGAGAACAGAGACAGCGAGGATAGCGACAACTCGACTCGAGATGAGGCTGCTTTCGACGAGTTATCCTCCATCTTCGATGACCAAGAAGCGGAAGACTACGGCGACGAACGGCGTCTCGAGGACAACCTGAACTCGAATGGCGAAACCGATCCGGGCGTCGAAGCGGTTGACGCGAGCGACGAGGAACCAGAAGAAAACGACTAG
- a CDS encoding DUF1102 domain-containing protein, with protein sequence MKRRQFVMGVGSASIGGSALLGTGAFSRVESQRSVTIEVAEDPDAYLGLDKCGGDNPTPNGSYAHLDGNGHLEILMNDENPTHNGEEDNYLGAGINSNSTTWFDNVFQICNQGKEDICVWISDSESWPRVEGGEPDAGKRRVEFYLGADDGRSLIGEENAIGIPLGECVCVGIKTRSYGLSEEAELLEALDNTIEIVADVDGLCFSDPEERCPIYGISQGTGVQQIEAIGIPNFSDTSHIVDLDGFDENEQYYPNGLAFDDDEGNWYFTTQNGDLHVYDGSGFETLGQIGTGSAVAGAAWFMQGHYYFVPNGSSDLWRVDRNGDDEVVGDLGIDSINLGDVAIEGTTTYISTSSSGSPAQFIEVELSASGSSIDTVDVVADASDSDVDLTSHAVNKQIAFGPDGILYAHQAGSGVGTNGNWYTVDLANGELSDVVGETKEYTDLAQCAFPPSFTR encoded by the coding sequence ATGAAACGAAGACAATTCGTAATGGGGGTGGGGAGCGCATCCATAGGCGGCAGTGCCTTACTCGGTACGGGCGCGTTCAGCCGGGTCGAATCGCAACGATCGGTGACGATCGAAGTCGCCGAAGATCCGGACGCGTACCTCGGCCTCGACAAGTGTGGCGGAGATAATCCGACGCCGAACGGCAGTTACGCACACCTCGATGGGAACGGCCATCTCGAGATTCTCATGAACGATGAGAATCCGACCCACAACGGGGAGGAAGACAACTATCTCGGAGCCGGCATCAACTCGAACTCGACGACCTGGTTCGACAACGTCTTCCAGATCTGTAATCAGGGGAAAGAAGACATCTGTGTGTGGATCTCGGACAGTGAATCCTGGCCCCGCGTCGAAGGAGGAGAACCAGACGCTGGCAAACGCCGCGTCGAGTTCTACCTGGGCGCTGACGACGGCCGTTCGCTCATCGGCGAGGAGAACGCGATCGGGATTCCGCTCGGCGAGTGCGTCTGTGTCGGAATCAAGACGCGAAGCTACGGCCTCTCGGAGGAAGCCGAGTTGCTCGAGGCGCTGGATAACACGATCGAGATCGTGGCCGACGTGGATGGACTCTGTTTCTCGGATCCCGAAGAACGATGTCCGATCTACGGCATCTCCCAGGGGACCGGTGTACAACAGATCGAAGCGATCGGCATCCCGAACTTCTCGGACACAAGCCATATCGTCGACCTAGACGGCTTCGACGAAAACGAGCAGTACTATCCGAACGGCCTGGCGTTCGACGATGATGAGGGTAACTGGTACTTCACCACGCAAAACGGTGACCTTCATGTGTACGATGGCTCCGGATTCGAAACCCTGGGTCAGATAGGAACCGGAAGCGCCGTCGCTGGTGCAGCGTGGTTCATGCAGGGCCACTACTACTTCGTCCCGAACGGATCGTCCGACCTGTGGCGAGTGGACAGGAACGGCGATGACGAAGTGGTTGGTGATCTCGGAATCGACTCGATCAACCTGGGCGACGTCGCAATTGAAGGGACCACGACCTACATTAGCACGTCCAGTTCCGGCAGTCCCGCACAGTTCATCGAGGTCGAACTGAGTGCGAGTGGCTCGAGTATCGATACCGTTGACGTGGTCGCAGACGCGAGCGACTCCGATGTCGATCTGACCTCACACGCTGTCAACAAGCAGATCGCGTTCGGTCCGGACGGGATACTCTACGCCCACCAGGCTGGCTCGGGTGTTGGAACCAACGGGAACTGGTACACCGTCGACCTCGCCAACGGAGAGCTGAGTGACGTCGTTGGTGAAACCAAAGAGTACACTGACCTCGCTCAGTGTGCGTTCCCACCGTCATTCACCAGATAA
- a CDS encoding lycopene cyclase domain-containing protein has product MTAPLTYLQVHMLFIVPPILVLGWLAYRREEAWWGPKPLSGLAIMIVLAVVYTTPWTNHLIPADVWWYGEGAVIARIWHTPVEEYLFFVLQPILTAFWLFQIPRVDDRSLWIPTHHRVVGGLAGLAICAVGLWLTRGTSTYYLGWLLAWAGPILAIQWSFGITYLWGLRRHWLLAVGVPTLYLWAVDWLAISLGVWVISGTHTVGLSLLGLPIEEALFFLVTNVFLVQGIVLYLWLLERAHEVPTLAAVVERSIDPNGR; this is encoded by the coding sequence ATGACTGCCCCACTCACGTACTTGCAGGTGCATATGCTGTTCATCGTCCCGCCCATCCTCGTCCTCGGGTGGCTCGCCTACAGACGTGAGGAGGCCTGGTGGGGTCCAAAGCCGCTCTCGGGCCTGGCGATCATGATCGTCCTCGCCGTCGTCTACACCACGCCGTGGACCAACCACCTCATCCCGGCCGACGTCTGGTGGTACGGCGAGGGGGCGGTCATCGCCAGGATCTGGCACACGCCGGTCGAAGAGTACCTTTTCTTCGTCTTACAGCCGATCCTGACGGCGTTCTGGCTGTTCCAGATCCCGCGCGTCGATGATCGGTCGCTGTGGATCCCGACCCACCACCGCGTAGTCGGTGGGCTCGCGGGGCTCGCCATCTGTGCCGTCGGACTCTGGCTTACCCGTGGGACGTCGACGTACTATCTCGGGTGGCTCCTGGCCTGGGCCGGCCCGATTCTCGCCATCCAGTGGAGCTTCGGGATCACCTACCTCTGGGGGCTGCGCCGTCACTGGTTGCTCGCCGTCGGCGTGCCGACGCTGTACCTCTGGGCCGTCGACTGGCTCGCTATCAGCCTCGGGGTCTGGGTCATTTCCGGCACCCACACCGTCGGTCTCAGCCTGCTCGGGCTCCCTATCGAGGAAGCGCTGTTTTTCCTCGTGACGAACGTCTTCCTCGTTCAGGGAATCGTCCTCTACCTGTGGCTGCTCGAGCGAGCGCACGAGGTGCCGACACTCGCCGCGGTGGTCGAGCGGTCGATAGATCCCAATGGACGCTGA